A single window of Streptomyces cathayae DNA harbors:
- a CDS encoding cytochrome b, producing the protein MSTTTSSTNPSGAGRSRGKAPAGERVADWADSRLGIYSLAKANMRKIFPDHWSFMLGEVCLYSFIIIILTGVYLTLFFHPSMNEVVYHGSYVPMQGQLMSEAYKSTLDISFDVRGGLLIRQIHHWAALIFVAGMFVHMMRVFFTGAFRKPREVNWVFGFLLLVLGMFTGFTGYSLPDDLLSGTGIRFTQGAILSVPIVGTYISMFLFGGEFPGDDFIARFYSIHILLLPGIMLGLVVAHLILVFYHKHTQFAGPGKSNKNVVGMPLLPVYIAKAGGFFFLVFGVLCVVSAVATINPVWNIGPYRPDMVSTGAQPDWYMGFSEGLVRVMPGWEINFWGHTLALGVFIPLTVFGLVLVSIAVYPFIESWVTGDKREHHILDRPRNAPTRTAFGVAWITLYFISLVGGGNDLWATHFNLSINAITWFVRIGFFAGPVVAFIITKRICLGLQRRDRDKVLHGRESGIIKRLPHGEFIEVHEPLSQEQLHTLTAHEQYKPVEIGPLVDENGVERKVKPTEKLRAKLSKGYYGEGSQITKPTVEEYKEITSGHGHH; encoded by the coding sequence ATGAGTACCACGACCAGCAGCACGAACCCATCGGGCGCGGGTCGCTCCCGTGGGAAGGCGCCGGCCGGCGAACGGGTCGCCGACTGGGCGGACAGCCGGCTGGGGATCTACTCCCTGGCCAAGGCCAACATGCGCAAGATCTTCCCGGACCACTGGTCGTTCATGCTGGGTGAGGTCTGCCTCTACAGCTTCATCATCATCATCCTCACGGGTGTGTATCTGACGCTGTTCTTCCACCCGTCGATGAACGAGGTGGTGTACCACGGCAGCTACGTCCCGATGCAGGGACAGCTGATGAGTGAGGCCTACAAGTCGACGCTGGACATCAGCTTCGACGTCCGTGGCGGTCTGCTGATCCGGCAGATCCACCACTGGGCCGCGCTGATCTTCGTGGCCGGCATGTTCGTGCACATGATGCGCGTGTTCTTCACCGGTGCCTTCCGCAAGCCGCGTGAGGTCAACTGGGTGTTCGGCTTCCTGCTGCTCGTCCTGGGCATGTTCACCGGGTTCACCGGCTACTCGCTCCCGGACGACCTGCTCTCCGGCACCGGTATCCGCTTCACGCAGGGCGCGATCCTGTCCGTGCCGATCGTCGGCACGTACATCTCGATGTTCCTCTTCGGCGGGGAGTTCCCGGGGGACGACTTCATCGCCCGGTTCTACTCGATCCACATCCTGCTGCTGCCGGGCATCATGCTCGGCCTCGTGGTGGCGCACCTGATCCTGGTCTTCTACCACAAGCACACGCAGTTCGCGGGCCCCGGCAAGAGCAACAAGAACGTCGTGGGCATGCCGCTCCTGCCGGTGTACATCGCCAAGGCCGGAGGCTTCTTCTTCCTGGTCTTCGGTGTGCTGTGCGTCGTCTCGGCGGTCGCGACGATCAACCCGGTCTGGAACATCGGCCCCTACCGGCCGGACATGGTCTCCACCGGAGCCCAGCCCGACTGGTACATGGGCTTCTCCGAGGGCCTGGTCCGTGTGATGCCGGGCTGGGAGATCAACTTCTGGGGCCACACGCTCGCCCTGGGCGTGTTCATCCCGCTGACGGTCTTCGGGCTGGTCCTGGTGTCCATCGCGGTCTACCCGTTCATCGAGTCCTGGGTCACCGGGGACAAGCGCGAGCACCACATCCTGGACCGCCCGCGCAACGCCCCGACGCGCACCGCCTTCGGCGTCGCGTGGATCACCCTGTACTTCATCTCCCTCGTCGGCGGTGGCAACGACCTGTGGGCCACCCACTTCAACCTGTCGATCAACGCGATCACCTGGTTCGTCCGCATCGGGTTCTTCGCCGGGCCCGTGGTGGCGTTCATCATCACCAAGCGGATCTGCCTCGGCCTGCAGCGCCGGGACAGGGACAAGGTGCTGCACGGCCGCGAGTCGGGCATCATCAAGCGCCTGCCGCACGGTGAGTTCATCGAGGTCCACGAGCCGCTCAGCCAGGAGCAGCTGCACACCCTCACGGCGCACGAGCAGTACAAGCCGGTCGAGATCGGCCCGCTGGTCGACGAGAACGGCGTCGAGCGCAAGGTGAAGCCGACCGAGAAGCTGCGCGCCAAGCTCAGCAAGGGGTACTACGGCGAGGGATCCCAGATCACGAAGCCGACCGTCGAGGAGTACAAGGAGATCACGAGCGGCCACGGCCACCACTGA
- the trpD gene encoding anthranilate phosphoribosyltransferase produces MSAVTPAGGSTAADRSWPVLLNGLLDGHDLSADDTAWAMDLIMRGEATDAQIAGFAVSLRAKGETVDEIVGCVRAMYEHAVAIEVPGETVDIVGTGGDGAKTVNISTMSSIVIAGTGAKVVKHGSRAASSASGASDVLEKLGVNLELTPQRVAEVAEEAGITFCFAVKFHPALRHVAAARGQLGIRTVFNFLGPLANPARVRAQAVGVADPRMAPIMAGVFADRGHSSLVFRGDDGLDELTTTGTSRVWVVRDGKVTEEHFDPRDVGIEPVPLEALRGADASYNAEVARRLLDGERGPVRDAVLLNSAAALVALKPGTGTLEEQIRAKMAEAAESIDSGAAKRVLEHWVAASNA; encoded by the coding sequence ATGAGCGCTGTGACCCCCGCAGGAGGCAGTACCGCGGCGGACCGCTCCTGGCCCGTCCTGCTGAACGGACTGCTGGACGGACACGACCTGTCCGCCGACGACACCGCCTGGGCGATGGACCTGATCATGCGCGGTGAGGCCACCGACGCGCAGATCGCCGGGTTCGCCGTGTCCCTGCGGGCCAAGGGCGAGACGGTCGACGAGATCGTCGGCTGCGTCCGGGCGATGTACGAGCACGCCGTCGCGATCGAGGTGCCGGGGGAGACCGTCGACATCGTCGGCACCGGCGGCGACGGCGCCAAGACGGTGAACATCTCCACGATGTCCTCGATCGTCATCGCGGGCACCGGCGCGAAGGTCGTCAAGCACGGGAGCCGGGCCGCCTCCTCCGCGTCCGGCGCCTCCGACGTCCTGGAGAAGCTCGGCGTCAACCTGGAGCTGACCCCGCAGCGGGTCGCCGAGGTCGCGGAGGAGGCCGGGATCACCTTCTGCTTCGCGGTGAAGTTCCACCCGGCGCTGCGCCATGTGGCCGCCGCGCGAGGACAGCTGGGCATCCGTACGGTGTTCAACTTCCTGGGCCCGCTGGCCAACCCGGCCCGGGTCCGGGCCCAGGCCGTCGGGGTCGCCGACCCGAGGATGGCGCCGATCATGGCCGGTGTGTTCGCCGACCGCGGCCACTCCTCGCTGGTGTTCCGCGGTGACGACGGCCTCGACGAGCTGACGACCACCGGCACCTCGCGGGTGTGGGTGGTCCGGGACGGCAAGGTGACCGAGGAGCACTTCGACCCGCGGGACGTCGGCATCGAGCCCGTGCCGCTGGAGGCGCTGCGCGGCGCCGACGCCTCGTACAACGCCGAGGTCGCCCGGCGGCTGCTGGACGGCGAGCGGGGCCCGGTGCGGGACGCGGTGCTGCTGAACTCGGCGGCGGCGCTGGTGGCGCTGAAGCCGGGCACCGGGACCCTGGAGGAGCAGATCCGGGCGAAGATGGCCGAGGCCGCCGAGTCCATCGACTCGGGAGCCGCCAAGCGGGTCCTGGAGCACTGGGTGGCGGCCAGCAACGCGTGA
- a CDS encoding Lrp/AsnC family transcriptional regulator, whose protein sequence is MITAIVLIKTSVDRIPEIAEQIAALDSVSEVFSVTGTYDLIAMVRVKQHEDLAEVIPGRISKIPGVEGTDTHVAFRAYSQHDLEAAFAIGLDS, encoded by the coding sequence GTGATCACCGCGATCGTCCTCATCAAGACCAGCGTGGACCGGATCCCCGAGATCGCGGAGCAGATCGCCGCGCTGGACAGCGTCAGCGAGGTCTTCTCCGTCACCGGCACCTACGACCTGATCGCCATGGTGCGGGTCAAGCAGCACGAGGACCTGGCGGAGGTCATCCCGGGCCGGATCAGCAAGATCCCGGGCGTGGAGGGGACCGACACGCACGTGGCGTTCCGCGCGTACTCGCAGCACGACCTGGAGGCCGCGTTCGCGATCGGCCTGGACAGCTGA
- a CDS encoding rhomboid family intramembrane serine protease yields the protein MIRDWGTSAARALRRPSAPVTHSLIVLCCAVFLMGPASGLDPGYGSGEELPAAQRSYFRHWGVIPAELFEGSPGAALTPVTALFVHGGWVHLLGNMLFLHVFGTMAEARMGRLQFLLFYVGCGYLALLGYAAAHLDSEQSVVGASGAISAVLGAFLFLFPRARVTSLLPFLFFLPVRFPAWVVLPFWAVLQWLAALPASDGPGVAYLAHLVGFGLGFCCAWARFQGATTVRAAPAPAPEGENQP from the coding sequence ATGATCCGTGACTGGGGGACATCGGCCGCCAGAGCGCTGAGGCGCCCGTCGGCACCGGTGACCCACTCCCTCATCGTCCTGTGCTGCGCGGTCTTCCTCATGGGCCCGGCCTCGGGGCTCGATCCGGGGTACGGGTCCGGGGAGGAGCTGCCGGCCGCGCAGCGGAGCTACTTCCGCCACTGGGGCGTGATCCCCGCAGAACTGTTCGAAGGCTCCCCGGGTGCCGCTCTCACCCCCGTCACGGCCCTGTTCGTCCACGGCGGCTGGGTGCATCTGCTCGGCAACATGCTCTTCCTCCACGTCTTCGGGACGATGGCCGAGGCGCGGATGGGCCGCCTGCAGTTCCTCCTGTTCTACGTCGGCTGCGGCTACCTGGCCCTGCTCGGGTACGCCGCCGCCCACCTGGACTCCGAGCAGTCCGTGGTGGGGGCCTCGGGAGCGATCTCGGCGGTCCTCGGCGCGTTTCTCTTCCTGTTCCCCCGGGCACGGGTGACCAGTCTGCTGCCGTTCCTGTTCTTCCTGCCGGTGCGCTTCCCGGCGTGGGTCGTGCTGCCGTTCTGGGCGGTGCTGCAGTGGCTGGCGGCGCTGCCCGCCTCCGACGGCCCCGGGGTGGCGTATCTGGCGCACCTGGTGGGCTTCGGGCTGGGCTTCTGCTGCGCGTGGGCGCGTTTCCAGGGGGCGACTACAGTGAGAGCCGCCCCAGCTCCGGCCCCCGAGGGAGAGAACCAGCCGTGA
- a CDS encoding NYN domain-containing protein: MVETAGGEPEDGAAEVLDRPLPDGVRRRVVQIVSDGFGGLTVTELPAQLRQYARFTPSRRAKFAGNAMAAALESEPLFRQRIAERLKEAQPELSGALEAGSPPPAADPLDVAAAAYVMRPPGWVKLVTAAGEEAQRADAERADEENRAEVERLRAELARAREHARSETERLRGDLDSARKEADSLHRKLRSALSDVKRGAAALRKLQGELDAVRADGQAQVSATESESRRLKARLGESEAALEAARRAAREGRSVEDMRVRLLLDTVLDAAQGLRRELALPPVSVRPAETVDAVEPGRMSPKDIAARALSEDDPAVLDQLLALPQAHLVVDGYNVTKTGYPQMPLEKQRLRVLGQLAQLAAQTGAEVTCVFDGAELAAPVLLAPPRGVRVLFSKPGVTADELIRQLVRAEPPGRPVIVVSTDREVADGVARAGARPVASAVLLKRFSRA; encoded by the coding sequence ATGGTGGAGACCGCGGGCGGGGAGCCGGAGGACGGTGCCGCTGAGGTACTCGACCGTCCGCTGCCCGACGGCGTGCGCCGCCGGGTCGTCCAGATCGTCTCCGACGGCTTCGGCGGACTGACGGTCACCGAGCTGCCCGCCCAGCTCAGGCAGTACGCCCGGTTCACCCCGAGCCGGCGCGCCAAGTTCGCCGGCAACGCCATGGCCGCCGCGCTGGAGAGCGAACCACTGTTCCGCCAGCGCATCGCGGAGCGGCTGAAAGAGGCCCAGCCAGAACTGTCCGGCGCCCTCGAGGCGGGCTCCCCGCCCCCGGCCGCCGACCCGCTGGACGTGGCGGCCGCGGCCTATGTCATGCGGCCGCCCGGCTGGGTGAAGCTGGTGACCGCCGCGGGCGAGGAGGCCCAGCGGGCCGACGCCGAGCGCGCCGACGAGGAGAACCGGGCCGAGGTGGAGCGGCTGCGCGCCGAACTCGCCCGGGCCCGTGAGCACGCCAGGTCCGAGACCGAGCGGCTGCGCGGAGACCTGGACTCGGCCAGGAAAGAAGCGGACTCCCTGCACCGCAAGCTGCGGTCCGCGCTCAGTGACGTCAAGCGCGGCGCGGCCGCGCTGCGCAAACTGCAGGGGGAGCTGGACGCCGTCCGCGCCGACGGGCAGGCACAGGTGTCCGCCACCGAGAGCGAGAGCCGGCGGCTCAAGGCGCGCCTCGGCGAGTCGGAGGCCGCCCTGGAGGCCGCCCGCCGGGCCGCCCGGGAGGGCCGCAGCGTCGAGGACATGCGGGTGCGGCTGCTCCTGGACACCGTGCTGGACGCCGCGCAGGGGCTCCGGCGCGAGCTCGCGCTGCCCCCCGTGTCCGTCCGGCCCGCCGAGACCGTGGACGCCGTCGAGCCGGGGCGCATGTCCCCCAAGGACATCGCGGCCCGGGCGCTGTCCGAGGACGACCCGGCCGTCCTCGACCAGCTGCTGGCGCTGCCACAGGCGCATCTCGTCGTCGACGGCTACAACGTCACCAAGACCGGCTATCCCCAGATGCCGCTGGAGAAGCAGCGCCTGCGGGTGCTCGGCCAGCTCGCCCAGCTCGCCGCCCAGACCGGCGCCGAGGTGACCTGCGTCTTCGACGGGGCCGAACTGGCCGCTCCCGTCCTGCTGGCGCCGCCGCGCGGGGTGCGGGTGCTGTTCTCCAAGCCCGGCGTCACCGCGGACGAGCTGATCCGCCAGCTGGTCCGGGCCGAGCCGCCGGGGCGGCCGGTCATCGTCGTCTCCACCGACCGCGAGGTCGCCGACGGAGTCGCCCGCGCGGGCGCCCGCCCGGTCGCGTCGGCGGTCCTGCTGAAGCGCTTCTCCCGGGCGTAG
- a CDS encoding C40 family peptidase: protein MASHRRPKQPNRARVTVLTTAAAAAVVLSSQAANAAPSENPSKGEVKAKVDKLYQQAEQATEKYNGAKEKQEKLQKEISTIQDNVAKGQQELNELRDGLGSMASAQYRSGGIDPALQLFLSADPDDYLDKASTLDQLSTQQVDALKKIQEKQRELAQQRSEASGKLKDLDSTRTELGKKKKEVQGKLGAAQKLLNSLTAEEKAQLAEEEARATRASEREVLKASGSGSGSGSDAGTAAGTGSSAPVSNGSGRAGAAFAAAQSKLGTPYVYGATGPSSFDCSGLTSWAYAQAGVGLPRTSESQTGAGTRIYSASQLQVGDLVFFFNDLHHVGLYAGNGQIIHAPRSGTVVRYESMNTIGGPFMFGVRV from the coding sequence GTGGCGTCCCACCGTCGTCCCAAGCAGCCGAACCGGGCACGTGTCACTGTGCTCACCACCGCTGCCGCAGCTGCCGTCGTCCTGAGTTCGCAGGCCGCCAACGCGGCTCCCAGCGAAAATCCGAGCAAGGGCGAGGTGAAGGCCAAGGTCGACAAGCTCTACCAGCAGGCGGAGCAGGCCACCGAGAAGTACAACGGGGCCAAGGAGAAGCAGGAGAAGCTCCAGAAGGAGATCTCCACCATCCAGGACAACGTCGCCAAGGGCCAGCAGGAGCTCAACGAGCTGCGCGACGGCCTCGGTTCGATGGCCAGCGCCCAGTACCGCAGCGGCGGCATCGACCCCGCGCTCCAGCTCTTCCTCTCCGCCGACCCGGACGACTACCTCGACAAGGCGTCCACCCTCGACCAGCTCAGCACCCAGCAGGTCGACGCGCTGAAGAAGATCCAGGAGAAGCAGCGCGAGCTCGCCCAGCAGCGCTCCGAGGCCTCCGGCAAGCTCAAGGACCTCGACTCCACCCGCACCGAACTGGGCAAGAAGAAGAAGGAAGTCCAGGGCAAGCTGGGCGCCGCGCAGAAGCTGCTCAACAGCCTGACCGCGGAGGAGAAGGCACAGCTCGCCGAGGAGGAGGCCCGCGCCACCCGCGCCAGCGAGCGGGAGGTCCTCAAGGCTTCCGGTTCGGGTTCCGGTTCCGGTTCCGACGCGGGCACCGCCGCCGGCACCGGCAGCTCCGCCCCGGTCTCCAACGGCTCCGGCCGCGCCGGCGCCGCTTTCGCCGCCGCCCAGAGCAAGCTCGGCACCCCTTACGTCTACGGCGCCACCGGCCCGTCCTCCTTCGACTGCTCGGGCCTCACCTCCTGGGCGTACGCCCAGGCCGGCGTCGGCCTCCCGCGCACCTCCGAGTCGCAGACCGGCGCGGGCACCAGGATCTACTCGGCCAGCCAGCTCCAGGTCGGCGACCTGGTCTTCTTCTTCAACGACCTGCACCACGTGGGTCTTTACGCGGGCAACGGCCAGATCATCCACGCCCCGCGCAGCGGCACCGTCGTCCGCTACGAGTCGATGAACACCATCGGCGGCCCGTTCATGTTCGGCGTCCGCGTCTAG
- a CDS encoding NlpC/P60 family protein, with amino-acid sequence MGSHRRLAPSPGLDRGTTVAVGLLSAAAAALGTVPATAVPHDDPTADVDRLYEEAERATEAYHRADSRAGTLRGRINTVQDEIARQQERVNTLREALGSLAGAQYRSGGLDPSLTLLLSDDPEDYLERASVLDRLTARQAGRLKELQKAGRSLDQNRAKASDELKELERSRRAAAAHKKTVKRKLAEARRLLDALPEAERAAYERAARSGGSGLLGLPGPVGAAAASGRAAAAVAAAHSALGSPYVWGANGPSGFDCSGLMQWSYAQAGVALPRTSQAQRHAGRQVPLSQARPGDLVLYRSDASHVGMYAGNGQVIHAPYPGAPVRYDPVGMMPVSSVTRV; translated from the coding sequence GTGGGGTCCCATCGACGCCTTGCACCCTCCCCCGGTCTCGACCGGGGCACCACCGTCGCCGTAGGTCTCCTGTCCGCGGCGGCAGCCGCCCTGGGCACCGTACCGGCGACGGCCGTCCCGCACGACGATCCGACGGCCGACGTGGACCGCCTCTACGAGGAGGCCGAGCGGGCGACCGAGGCGTACCACCGGGCCGACTCCCGCGCGGGCACCCTGCGGGGGCGGATCAACACCGTCCAGGACGAGATCGCCCGGCAGCAGGAGCGTGTCAACACCCTGCGGGAAGCGCTCGGTTCGCTGGCCGGCGCGCAGTACCGCTCCGGCGGGCTCGACCCCTCCCTCACCCTGCTCCTCTCCGACGATCCGGAGGACTACCTCGAGCGGGCCTCGGTGCTCGACCGGCTCACCGCCCGCCAGGCCGGACGGCTGAAGGAACTCCAGAAGGCCGGGCGCTCCCTGGACCAGAACCGCGCGAAGGCGTCCGACGAGCTGAAAGAACTGGAGCGGAGCCGCAGGGCGGCCGCCGCCCACAAGAAGACCGTGAAGCGCAAACTCGCCGAGGCCCGGCGGCTGCTCGACGCGCTCCCCGAGGCCGAACGCGCCGCCTACGAGCGGGCTGCCCGATCCGGCGGATCCGGCCTCTTGGGACTGCCCGGCCCGGTCGGCGCCGCGGCTGCCTCCGGCCGCGCGGCCGCCGCGGTGGCCGCCGCCCACTCCGCCCTCGGCTCGCCCTACGTCTGGGGCGCCAACGGGCCCTCCGGCTTCGACTGCTCCGGTCTGATGCAATGGTCGTACGCGCAGGCCGGGGTGGCCCTGCCCCGCACCTCGCAGGCCCAGCGGCACGCCGGCCGGCAGGTCCCGCTCTCCCAGGCCCGGCCCGGCGACCTGGTGCTCTACCGGTCCGACGCCAGCCATGTCGGGATGTACGCGGGCAACGGTCAGGTGATCCACGCGCCCTACCCCGGTGCCCCCGTGCGCTACGACCCGGTCGGGATGATGCCGGTCTCGTCCGTCACCAGGGTCTGA